A portion of the Leptospirales bacterium genome contains these proteins:
- the cobA gene encoding uroporphyrinogen-III C-methyltransferase yields MRFTHKKLKAHRETKSSGPAVSLVGAGPGDPELLTLRALRRLQEADVVLYDRLICIDVLKLAQQATLVPVGKKPGRAGALRQDRICRLLIRYASAGFRVVRLKGGDPFVFGRGGEEALALSAAGIDFEVVPGVSSFYAAPAAAGIPITHRGLAGGFAVFTAQQAEGNAAPPWQAAVQMPTAVFVMGATALSEITRQLILHGRSPETPAALISRATWPDQEVICGSLDTIAALAAEAQSPACLIVGEVVALRAKILGLEGENDIATDIAQTGGGYLLGA; encoded by the coding sequence ATGCGGTTTACACACAAAAAGTTGAAAGCGCATCGGGAAACAAAAAGCTCCGGGCCGGCAGTAAGTCTGGTAGGCGCTGGCCCGGGGGACCCGGAATTGCTGACGCTTCGCGCGCTTCGCCGATTGCAGGAAGCTGATGTTGTGCTCTATGATCGACTGATTTGCATCGATGTTCTGAAGCTGGCGCAACAGGCCACGCTGGTGCCGGTGGGGAAAAAGCCGGGCCGCGCCGGCGCCCTGCGGCAAGATCGGATCTGCCGACTGTTGATTCGCTATGCAAGCGCCGGTTTTCGCGTTGTCCGACTCAAAGGCGGCGATCCGTTTGTATTTGGGCGCGGAGGCGAGGAAGCGCTGGCGCTCAGCGCAGCCGGAATCGACTTTGAAGTGGTACCCGGCGTAAGCAGCTTTTACGCCGCACCGGCCGCCGCAGGCATTCCGATTACGCACCGCGGTCTGGCCGGAGGGTTTGCGGTCTTTACAGCTCAACAGGCCGAAGGCAATGCGGCGCCGCCGTGGCAGGCGGCCGTGCAGATGCCCACAGCGGTTTTCGTAATGGGCGCCACGGCGCTGTCGGAAATCACGCGGCAACTGATCCTGCACGGCAGATCCCCGGAAACGCCAGCGGCGCTGATATCACGGGCCACCTGGCCGGACCAAGAGGTGATCTGCGGCAGTCTGGATACGATTGCAGCGCTGGCAGCAGAGGCGCAATCGCCGGCCTGCCTGATCGTTGGAGAGGTCGTTGCGCTGCGTGCGAAAATTCTCGGCCTCGAGGGCGAAAACGACATCGCAACGGATATCGCTCAAACCGGCGGCGGATACTTGTTGGGTGCGTAG
- a CDS encoding NAD-dependent epimerase/dehydratase family protein, producing MGQRTKRSDRVLITGASGFVGRSIVPALWRAGFRLRLALRRPAEREYPADIEVVHCGPLEELRDGRALLRGCQQVLHLAAHVHVLDRDAASMESDFQRVNVHGLELLAQASIRSGVGRFTALSSLHAAASSSEVAIDERYPEHPDSAYGRSKLAADRILLRLQQKRRLPVAIVRPPMLYGTGGRGNLERLASLIERGLPLPLASIRNRRSVLYVENLASALVALLGATRFGSGVYLLRDAEDFSTPQLIRMLAAALQRPARLFPLPAPGLRTLGRAGDLLEKFSGRSIPFSNYAIRRLCDSLWVDDSRFRRQFGWQAPVATAEALIRSYAPNKYPPPV from the coding sequence TGATCACCGGCGCCAGCGGCTTCGTCGGGCGCAGCATTGTGCCGGCGCTCTGGCGGGCCGGCTTCCGTTTGCGCCTTGCCCTGCGCCGGCCGGCGGAGCGCGAATATCCGGCGGATATCGAGGTTGTCCACTGTGGTCCGCTTGAGGAATTGCGCGACGGCCGTGCGTTGCTGCGCGGTTGCCAGCAGGTATTGCACCTGGCCGCCCATGTTCATGTTTTGGACCGCGACGCGGCGTCCATGGAATCAGATTTTCAGCGGGTCAATGTGCACGGCCTGGAACTCCTTGCGCAGGCCAGCATTCGCAGCGGCGTAGGTCGTTTCACTGCCTTGAGTTCGTTGCACGCCGCTGCTTCCAGTAGCGAAGTCGCAATTGATGAGCGCTATCCCGAACATCCGGACAGCGCCTACGGTCGGAGCAAGCTGGCCGCAGACCGCATCCTCCTTCGACTTCAGCAGAAGCGTCGCCTGCCCGTAGCGATCGTTCGTCCGCCGATGTTGTATGGAACGGGCGGGCGCGGCAATCTGGAACGTTTGGCCTCGTTGATTGAACGCGGTTTGCCGCTGCCACTGGCCAGCATCCGCAACAGGCGCTCTGTGCTCTACGTAGAAAACCTGGCCAGTGCATTGGTTGCATTGCTGGGCGCGACGCGCTTTGGCTCAGGGGTGTATCTGTTGCGCGATGCGGAGGACTTTTCTACGCCACAGTTGATTCGAATGCTGGCTGCCGCTCTCCAGCGTCCTGCCCGGCTCTTTCCTTTGCCCGCCCCTGGCCTGCGGACGCTTGGTCGCGCCGGCGACCTGCTTGAAAAGTTTAGCGGACGCAGTATCCCATTCAGCAACTACGCCATCCGTCGACTCTGCGATTCGCTGTGGGTTGATGATTCTCGATTTCGTCGTCAGTTTGGCTGGCAGGCGCCGGTGGCAACTGCCGAAGCTCTGATAAGATCCTACGCACCCAACAAGTATCCGCCGCCGGTTTGA